The DNA sequence tttgatcaagtagactcggaaatattggcgaattacgaaaaaaaaaaaattttttttttagttttttattgatttctcaggaACGAAttgaacgatcgacttcaaaatctaatcagctttagaactcaatGAAAAGCATCGAATGCTGCCTTAACCATCTCaccggttaatttgttcgagagatatcgttggagaaagaaatattaaaaaacggtttttttcaaatatcttcgaGACGGCTGAATCAATCGCTTTCAAATTCTAATCAggtctagaattcaataaaacgcgcctatTGCCAccaaaacatcaaaatcggttaattagttcaaaagatatcagcgttgaaaaattaaaaaaataacattctatgttattttttccagataaataaaaatgtactgtactaaaatgtgtctaaaatcttacaaacttttcctctttatggtctcttttgatcatcatataataccatcaaacttgttctttagtttaaactatattatgaacgaaaaaatcgaaaaaacacagtttttaatcattttctcggatattttatgtattattgctctgacctaagccaaaactcatttaaattttgatttcgatcactgacattgatttctgcctcaacacatttagtttattgaacataattggaaattaaaattcaaaaaccgcttgttcattaatgattttcgattcttaaatttttaaactgtagCACAaagcgtaacttgttagagtttgaaaagctcataaaaaataatttcatgcAACAagatttttgagctcgaagagctcgataATATATTCACAGTGatattttcaagctccttgagctcgaaaacagcggaacTCCAAGTGAGGCAGCTAGGTTaccagtcttggcccaagcccGGGTAATAATTGTAACGGCCAAGACTGAGTACCCAATTTTgagccaagcatgggccaatatAGGTGTGCCAAAATTAGGTTCCCCAGTACTGGGCCAAGTAGGGCCCTGTCGTTTAACTCTGGCAACTCCTGCAtgggaatttataaaattacctaATTACTggttattcaataattaataattataatcaattaaattactgATAACGTttctttattactatttttatggCAGTTTGTTAGTTGTTGTTGGAGGGTTATTAGACCCTGCTGAACAAAACAACTCTCATATTACTATATAAATACGTAAGAagtctttgttttatttttttttttttaataaatttcttacaagttcatatttataacaataaaaaagttggcgcagaatttttttaacacgtcCATGTTTTGCTAAGTGTAACACGAagacaaaaagtttttttttttttttacttaaaatttatttattgaagattttaagaaaaacgacttgaagaaaaaaaatgaattataaaaccacgtattgtttatttatatttatgctaAATACATTCGTTTTATCTGTAACTAGTAATTCATatacaaaattacatttcGACGGCGGCCTTAGAATGGCTCGGggttttggtaaaaaatttatttagttgacAGTTCTTCCAggtaaagtattattttttttttacttctataatttataagaataaatattttactaattattagatttagtgatttatttgttttagtataaaaaattttaactgcgtcgttataattttatatgaatcacGAAACTATTAAAGCGACATTAATAATAGTTTTGGTGctggtaaaaaatatgtgatataactgatgttatttttaaagtaaaacaatgaaattattttgaccttaaataaaaaaattcgacagCAAATCCTGAAATACTCAATTGATTGtatgaaaattacaaaaaattttcctaaaaaattaaatcattttttttttaacatttattacaAAGTGagtacattattttataaccatactttattaaataatatttaaaaaactattatacaattatcaatatttaacaACCACTAGCACGCTTATCATTCCACTTTATTGCAGTTTCAACGATTCCCGTggctttaataaaatcaacagCAACAATATTTGCAGTATGTTGCCATTCATCGCTGTACCACTCGGTGATATTTATATCAACATTTTCAGCCATTTTTCTAAGGCCACCTAATCGATTAAATATCACATCAAAAGTTGTGGGTGTTAATTGAGCCATTGCTGCTCGTGGTTGCGACAATCGGTTACTAAAATcacattaatcattaattattaataatttcttttccCTTCACACAAAATgttcaacaataataataataataataataataaaaattactgaaataataaaaaatttttaagataccaagtttttaaaacggactaaaaaagaataaaataatttttctaagcttcataaagatttaaaaccTCATGCAGATTCCGAATTTCTTACAGATAGTCCTGAAAATGTATgaatgtgaatttttaatagctatGAGAATACTTGTAAGATATAAAACGAAAAATGTGCGGCGCATGCAATAGATAATTGATGCATTAATATTTCaactaacaattttattgcacTGCAAATGATATGAACCGTTGTGTAAGTTTGCTCATTGAAAACTCTTCTCTATACTTCTTACAGTTATGTATTGTATGCGCCTCAcgttttttgtattaaatcttacaagtatttttatagatattaaaaattcactatcacaaattttcagaactatcTGTAAGAAGGTTTTGGAATCTGTATCGGATTTTagagaaattatttcatacttaTTGGTCCATTTTAAAAACGtggtatattaaaattttttttttatttcaataattgttTTCTGCTTTTTAGTATTATGTGTGTGAAATTTTGCAATGAATTCTAAACACTTTGATAAGATAATCACAGAAATGCGACAAATTTCaggtttatttcaatttctttcCACTTGAAAtctgaaatgaaaaatcgtTATATCTACCTACCAATAGTATAtcaaactatttaattatttttttttttttttaataaaattaaaaagtagctagtttgaaattgattataaaaatttgtattgaacaaacaaacaaataaatacgAAAGGAGTTAAAGTTGCATTGTCCCATgctgaaatttaaattgtacaaTGAACGCAatctttcttcttcttctttttgtttttgtttctTCACTTCTTctccttctttttttttttaattttttacattgtcATTCAATTCTGAGCTGTTCCAAATTTCAGCTATCTATCTTATCGGGCAGTTACTTTAAAaccaattacaaaatttcaccCGAATAGACATACATGAAAacgagttaataaaaatatggtaataaaataataataatgcctTACTAATGATGTAATTCGTCAGCAGCTTGagtttctattttatttaaatgcctATAAAGAGCACTAACAGTTCTAACATTGCCCCACTGTTGTTCGACCTGCGGCCAGACACTTGTTCTTGATGCAACGACATTGGAATAATCATAACTGATAATAAGTCTTCTGCCCGTTGACCAAATGTCCTCGAGGCTTGTTCCCCAAACATGAACTGGTCTGTCTAGATAGTAACCATCAAATTGCTCTTGTAAATAATCCGTTAATTGATAATGTGCTGCCAATGATTTAAatcctaaattttttaaaaaatatttaataaatttttttgtcataattttatttattttgtttaaataaaattgatgacAATTATTGTTCAATAAATTACCAACAGGAAATTCTTGGATatcaaaaataacaatttcatCGGTattgtctaaaaaaattttaacgtcTCTAATAACGTCTCGAAGTGGTACTATACGAATTGGCCCATGATTAccccaaaaaatttcatctgaaTTGGGATAACGACCAACACGAATGTCCAAATAACGTGCTCCGTAAATTAATTGACCTAGTACATCTTCAtcctattaattaaatatcaatgagatattaatttcaatgaaaCGACGagtctttaattaaaatttaaatgtaataatttgtcaataaataattttattaatattgattttaaatatttatgtcaatggcaaatttttcaagatttaTAGTTACATAATTGATGACAAAGTGTTATccaaatttaaacaaatataaaaatttctttttaacaCTTGCGTATTCATTcagtataatattaattatctataaatattatttttgtataacattaaaaatagatttattttatataagttgCATTGcaggaaaaattataataacaagaTGTAtcacgaaaaattattttaaattttaataaatattacgtGAGCAAgaacataattatttgttgttaGTATAATATGAAGTgatttcatacattttttttttgtttttattaatagtagtaatcttacactgtaaaaagtcGAGAGTGAATACGgactttatttcaatccgaattcactcaaGTCCAGagttataatatttacataaaatatttaataaaaataactttttatgataagcataattattgtaataaataattgattccagtattaataattacccaGGTCATAATTTCTAGCCTTATCGAACCTAAGTAAGCCTCAATCCAGCCtcactgagtaaaaaaagcatttCGAGCCTCGAATGATCTTCAAAAAGCCTCAATGACCCTCAAATAATGCTCACAGTGCCTCAATCAGCCTCAAATGGTGATCAAAGAGCCtcaaataatacaaattaaatttaaattacatagtcGAGACTAGGTTCATATGAGGCTTATTGAGGATCtttgagcatcatttgagGCTCATTGAGGCTCTGTGAGCATTATTTGAGGGTCATTGATGAGGctcaaaatgctttttttcaCTCAGTGAGGCTGGGTTGAGGCTTACTTGGATTCGATGAGGCTAGATATTATGACCCGGGTAAACCATAAAATATGATGTATCAAATTactttataatagattataaatttaaattaaatgactgttTTTAAAATCGCGCTCAGACaagcattttttactttaacgttcattcgttagattaaatttaaggtacgttaaattttttaagaattgttataaatagttatattttattaaatacatctttaaaattcataaaattttatattatgaaaaaataaagtagtataacttataaattattttccaaatcaataaacttatcatagtttaattgatattgtctttgagcgactatagggccatgtcttgatcgagtaatggtaggggagagtggggtcaattgaaccagtaagcttaaaaaatcgaaaaaaatataaaaatgagtcGTCCtcttggaattatattttaatacactaAGCCTCAGTCTGGTCGAAATTTCGAACcaatatgatgatttaattttaaaaaattcaagtttttgtgtttttaggTATCTGAACTTTGATTTCAGCTCTTGGcgaattgtttaataattttttaattttgaaatgaaatcttaaaatttttttgtaataccttcttacatatattagtcataaatttctaGCTTTACTTTTAgtaaaatagtttttgaatatttttttttaaactaattatttcaataaaatcatatggggtcaattgaaccagtactTTCGGGAACGGTTGAACCACACGAATCACACTGTAAGTAATCCGGCATGCGCGCGCATCTTGACAGAATGTGAAAACAAGCTAaactaaccaagaaaaaaaaattatgttggcagaagttttaaaagtgattgttataccatataatattataaaaaataataaatatgattagaagtgttgtaattttagttttaagctgtaatgaatagtaaattattcattaaagtcATTCGTTTGTGGTTCTAATACTCTTGGTTCAATTGTCCCCGACTAGTGGTTCAATTGCCCCCACAAAGGGGACGATTGAACCATTTGATGCAGTTGTACAATTtcgtatttattgaaaatttttatcattcgttaagttatgtgcttatgagaaatgataggctatataataaattataattttgtaaaaaaaaagttatcattttgcttttattcataaaaaaaaatgtcaaagtatttttggttcaattgaccccactctcccctacCATGTGACAGACCGATGTCCTACATACATggtgaattaatatttaaaaaaaaaaaaaaaaaaaaaaaaaaatcactaattTTAAGTGCAAACCGAACCACTTATTTTACAAAGTGGTTCAATTGGCACTTAGaatcagtaaatattcacctatttcacttattcatgtttacagtgtagaatgatagtatttactgatcactttattattatattacttgtcattctcaatttttatagtCCATTTTTTCCGTATAgtaatagttcccataagcaaataggaaccaatcctataaccataTTGTTCCTATAGGAATACGTGCATATGGaaataagccctatatattatggtaactattcccataatgttatggtaatcgttCCTATTGTACTATGGTAAATGTTACTATATATCAtagaattatggtaatggttactatgtattatgataatggttactataatatcatggtaaccattaccatagtGTTATGATAACAATTACCATGATATTGTGGTAacaattactataatattatagtaatgattactataatatatatgggtaccgttcctataatcgacatttcaaaaaaatcggttACCATGTGTTATGAGAACcattcttataatatattgtaattgttaccataaatttctctccgtgtagaacTGTCAATTGAATAGGATGCAAGAAATAatcaaaagaaatattattaattaatataaaaaatatttatctaaaccgtgtaaattaataattaatcaatcaactTACTTGAGTTATTGtgtatttatcaataattaattctgttttaggattttgaaatttattataagctGCTGAATCATGAGTACCAGGAATAAAAACTTcacgcatttttaaattaccaatACTATTTTTTCGTTTACTCATCCAATTTGGATGCGTTGATAAACAACTTGTCTTTTTAATTGTGTCATTGCGTACCCACGATACATAGTAATctatattaaatcaatttaattttatagtcataataaatttaataatatgaatacactattattttattaatattattagtaattaactTACTTAAACATTCATCTTTAAATGTTAATTGtgaggtaaaaataaaatcactgcTAATTCCGGTTTTCTTAAAACCATGGACTGCATCtggttgaaatttaaatatcacttGAGCATTTGTTGTATTTGGATTAcctttatataatttaaatacatcaCCGCTTTcgagatttgaatttttccaataaatacatatttcaCGTATCATTTCAGATGACATTAATGGCGAtattaaaatagataaatcaCTATTGTCAATTTCTATGaacaaaaatacataaaaaatttaattactcatacTTTCTCTTTTTGTATTTATGGATGAAAGTagcgtatatatttttaaaaaaatacttttaaatttaaatgtaaatttatgaaatatttttctaatttacttaccattattttcattacgaCAATTGTTCTCGAGTTCTCCcgcagaaaaataaaataaaaatacaaacaaagtgaataaataaatatttttaaaaatcatcttgATTCAAAGAATACCTACACACTTTCagataaaaagttatattgtaaataagaattaagtaattattgcAATTGAAAACTAAACAAATGTATACATTGATTTTAATCTTCCACTTATCTTACACAGATTcgtaatgaaaattatgatttacaAACAAACAACAATAGAGTATAGTAAAAGTTTGagtccaataaaaaataaaactcctGTGTATTATTTACGTCACCAATGACTGTTTCTCTCCTTATTTCCTGTATACGTCCGGTGATCACAAATGACCTCGATTctagtataattatttttacctttttatTGTTAGTTAGTGTAAAACCAATGttacaactaaataaattatccaaTGACAAcacttttgttaatatttataagtgtACAAGTGTATAGTATCATGTTTCATGTAGTGTTTGCATGCACGTGGGGTCAAAAATTCACAACTTGTAGTATAGTATAAATCTAAAAGTCAAtgctattatatattatacttatatatacatagatagatttatttttgcacAATGAATAATTCTTATCGCGTGTATTTGCTGATCTGCGGattattttcttcttcacATCACTTTGTTTCGTGACATGCCATGACGTTCAAAATGCGCGGGGGcgatttatatatgaattagTCATcactttatattatatatatttcttcaaCAAATTCACCAGGtgcattgacattttttttttcatttgaatatttttttgttttttttctttatttatttaaaattaattaatacttgtttaattacttgatttattttatctaaaaaatttcattaagttaATGAACTAccgtaagaataaaaaaattcgagtttttgttgtttttaaaaGTTCGTTATTAAGTATTACGATCACTTGCACGCCGGTACCAAGGTTCAttttaatcacttttaaattatatacttgcattgacttttttatttcttgttttattttttttttatgtatggaatttttaaaaatattgttaactAACATAACATTAGTTTATTTACcgagatttttaattatttatcatgatatttttattttttatgcataataaatatgaatatggATGTGTGTGTATGCTATGATGATAGCAAATGAATGAGACTGAATCCGATGGACGATTAGATTCAAAGACACGTTAGTACGAATGATTATATTCGATCAAGTGATGAATCGTGACCTAGAATTCGTGAACTACATAACGAGATAGGTCACCtcgttttaatatttatttttattgagaccttttttttgcaatttttattttattttttttttttttgttctacaACTTTATCTTGAGGGTAATGATTTATTGAAGTAAGCTTTAAGTACTGAAGTTAACTGAAGATTTATGTAGGTTTCATGTAATCCGGATTAATCTTATGGTGAGCAGTTTGACAGTACAACAAACAGTTGATATAATGTGGGTGTTCTACTGACATCCcacaatcatttaaaattggGATCAAGCAATTTTAAGGCTTTAAATCAAGCTAGTGAAATAATCAAATGTcgtatgattatttttttaaaatattgtatatatatatatatatataaaaattgacttgTTGCTAAATTGACtccttcgaaagttattccggttatttaagtcgtttttactcaaattcaaccttgaataacttttgaaggagtgaatttacaaaaaaatgttaagagaccttCTTTGTAgcgcattaaattttctttgaaaatatgtatcttgactagagaaaattttgatatttttagtagttacaaaaatccaaaatagaaacaaagaatttaaaaaataaatcaatatttaaggcacggttacaaggaaacggctcgttttacgtcaatgtactaagagagattttttgtagggaatttaatttccttcgAGAATGtgcattgctcaaatttttcagatagataatttacgagttttgggtaaaaaatgaaatttatgcCAAAAAACTAATAATCGTAATGATACACATCTTGaaatcaatattaagggcacaaacttgcacaataattttttttggtcattaggaataatattttcatagcatcgaaaaaaaagatagtcaatttttttggcccagtctaatatatatattagggtgtgtcaTTTCGgagtaacatttttttttaagtgcatgtggaaaaaatcatagttcaacacaaaaaaaaaaatttcgcacaagaaaaaaagttctatgttgattacagacctagcttattgaaaaattcgattttcctatttaaataacacggaaaaaaattttttttagctgtgAGTGCTTTTAAATCCTTAACGAATCAATGgatcgaatagactaatacttatttttgtaggaaattgaacgctctataaaaaaggtctcttatcattttttgataaatccaccTGTTCagaagttattagagctcgaagtaaagttggagaccttttaactttttcggtaaaactatcagatttatcacaaaacGGTAAAAGGacttttttgttgacaattttattctctacaaattattataagtcacgttttttcaaattctgcattgttttctagttatttccattttaatttcaagcttttaaaaaagtggttctgatcgatttcaaaagctcgacattaaaatgggaataactagaaaacaatgcggaatttgaaaaaacttgactgataataatttgtagagaataaaattgtcaacaaaaaagacCTTTTaccattttgtgataaatctgatagtttcactagaaaagtaaaaagatctctaattttacttcgagctctaataacttttgaacagatggatttatcaaaaaatgataagagaccttttttgtagagcgttcaatttcctaaaaaaatatgtatttgatccattgatttgttaaggatttaaaagtacttaaagctaaaaaaaaagtttttcccgtgttatttaaataggaaaatcgaatttttcaatgagctaggtctgtaatcgacatagaatttttttcttgtgcgaaatttttttttatgttaaactatgattttttccacatgcatttaaaaaaaatgttgctccgaaatgacgcactaatatatatatttatagaagcaaagaaaatagttttataatataatactttttctatcaatattattaaggtaataaaaatattaaaagtatatttttgatattaattactttattaatagtagatgtttaattaaaggtagaaaatcaataattaaaatagtaatcgCTCGTTATTACGGACGTTTTTGTTGTTgagatttaatattaatttaattataattgtcaataaaaattataactgtCTTTAAATTCTAAGAATatgtaattagaaaaaaatattttttaactattaatactttttttatagttctaaaagtacttatataaataaatgatgacaattaatttttgtcactTCAAACCCGATTGAGTaacgattgaattttttaattataaactttatctaaaattcaaagtaaaaaattattttttaaattaatattaataaaaaaaaaaaaaaaaacaatatgtgTAAAATCGAAATCATGtgtttgtcatatttatttttgctaattttCGTCATTAATTCAATTGAGGCagctgaaataaata is a window from the Microplitis demolitor isolate Queensland-Clemson2020A chromosome 4, iyMicDemo2.1a, whole genome shotgun sequence genome containing:
- the LOC103574228 gene encoding PI-PLC X domain-containing protein 1, whose protein sequence is MIFKNIYLFTLFVFLFYFSAGELENNCRNENNEIDNSDLSILISPLMSSEMIREICIYWKNSNLESGDVFKLYKGNPNTTNAQVIFKFQPDAVHGFKKTGISSDFIFTSQLTFKDECLNYYVSWVRNDTIKKTSCLSTHPNWMSKRKNSIGNLKMREVFIPGTHDSAAYNKFQNPKTELIIDKYTITQDEDVLGQLIYGARYLDIRVGRYPNSDEIFWGNHGPIRIVPLRDVIRDVKIFLDNTDEIVIFDIQEFPVGFKSLAAHYQLTDYLQEQFDGYYLDRPVHVWGTSLEDIWSTGRRLIISYDYSNVVASRTSVWPQVEQQWGNVRTVSALYRHLNKIETQAADELHHYNRLSQPRAAMAQLTPTTFDVIFNRLGGLRKMAENVDINITEWYSDEWQHTANIVAVDFIKATGIVETAIKWNDKRASGC